A region of Pleionea litopenaei DNA encodes the following proteins:
- the flgK gene encoding flagellar hook-associated protein FlgK gives MSGNFLDIGVSGLLSTQAAINTVSHNIANANTDGYSRQVTQIDTRTPQFLGGNYIGSGAELDAIKRIFDVSTALELQSNLSQLSELEVYLEQASRVDNLVADSSTSLTEGIQAFFAAVQTVADNPSSSSARQVLLSQANLLSGRFETLYKQLDSQTRSINIGIESAAEEITALGKSIAELNVKISAATGGGLGDPNDLMDQRDRLINELADLVDIKTINQSDSSISVFVGTGQALVVGATANTITAQPKTSDPRNYDIFIQSGVGSLPITETISGGKLGGYLRVRDEIIEPAYNVIGRVAIGMADTLNQQQQLGMDLNNDLGNLFFTDINDPSVIGRRVISDTNNTGNAAIQIQIDDVSALSDSNYQLRFQAGNYILTDSTSNATIATFPPPGATPATIAVPSEGFSIIIDSGAAVNGDRFAVFPTRNGSLDMNVAITNPNQIAAAMPVKAEGDVSNLGTAEVTGVSVFDTTTPQFTNVAQDLDPPLVFEFTSATTFNVRDANTNAIITGPVAGFVPNQDNDMLALAGLNYGYEITVNGQPQNGDLINVSYNTNGIGDNRNMLLMADLQQQNTLDNGTSNYQQAFARLVSDVGTRTQESQINRSAADSLVAQTRERRESISGVNLDEEAAKLIKFEQAYQASAQIIQVARTIFQTIIDSTR, from the coding sequence ATGTCAGGTAACTTTCTTGATATCGGTGTTTCTGGGTTACTTTCAACCCAAGCCGCTATAAACACGGTGTCGCATAATATTGCGAATGCCAACACTGATGGTTACAGCCGTCAGGTTACTCAAATTGACACGCGAACCCCGCAGTTCTTGGGTGGTAACTACATAGGGTCGGGTGCTGAGCTTGATGCGATTAAGCGTATTTTTGACGTCTCAACCGCATTAGAGCTGCAATCTAACCTTTCTCAGTTAAGTGAGCTAGAAGTCTATTTGGAGCAAGCTTCGCGCGTGGACAACTTGGTTGCAGACAGCTCAACCAGTTTAACAGAAGGCATTCAAGCGTTCTTTGCCGCAGTGCAAACGGTGGCTGACAATCCATCCTCATCGTCTGCGCGACAAGTCTTGCTGAGTCAAGCCAATTTATTGTCGGGTCGTTTTGAGACTTTGTATAAACAACTCGATTCGCAAACTCGTTCAATCAATATTGGCATTGAATCGGCCGCGGAAGAAATTACCGCTTTAGGGAAAAGTATTGCCGAGTTAAATGTAAAAATTTCCGCTGCAACCGGCGGCGGTTTAGGTGATCCCAACGATTTGATGGATCAACGAGATCGTCTCATCAATGAACTAGCCGATTTAGTGGATATAAAAACCATCAATCAGAGTGACAGTTCTATCAGTGTATTTGTTGGGACTGGGCAAGCATTAGTCGTCGGAGCTACGGCTAACACAATCACCGCGCAACCCAAAACCAGCGATCCTCGTAACTATGATATTTTTATTCAAAGTGGTGTGGGTAGCCTTCCGATAACTGAGACCATCAGTGGTGGTAAATTGGGTGGCTATTTACGAGTGCGAGATGAAATTATTGAGCCTGCGTACAACGTTATTGGCCGAGTTGCCATCGGAATGGCCGACACATTGAATCAACAACAACAGTTGGGCATGGATTTAAACAATGATCTCGGAAACTTATTTTTTACCGACATCAATGATCCCAGCGTCATCGGTCGTCGAGTGATCAGCGATACCAATAACACGGGTAATGCGGCGATTCAGATCCAAATTGATGACGTTAGCGCGTTATCGGATTCTAATTATCAACTGCGCTTTCAAGCCGGTAACTATATTTTAACCGACTCAACCTCCAACGCCACCATCGCAACCTTTCCACCTCCGGGTGCAACACCTGCAACGATCGCGGTACCGTCCGAAGGTTTTAGTATTATTATTGACAGCGGTGCGGCCGTGAATGGTGATCGCTTCGCGGTCTTCCCGACGCGAAATGGTTCGCTCGATATGAACGTAGCCATTACCAATCCTAATCAAATCGCGGCAGCCATGCCGGTAAAAGCCGAAGGTGATGTGAGTAATCTCGGTACTGCCGAAGTCACCGGTGTCAGTGTATTTGATACCACGACGCCACAATTTACTAACGTCGCTCAAGATCTCGACCCGCCTTTGGTATTTGAGTTTACCTCGGCAACCACTTTCAACGTACGAGATGCAAACACTAATGCCATTATCACTGGACCGGTTGCTGGTTTTGTACCGAATCAGGACAATGACATGTTAGCACTTGCTGGCTTAAATTATGGCTATGAAATTACCGTCAATGGTCAACCACAAAACGGTGATTTGATTAATGTTAGCTATAATACCAATGGTATTGGCGATAACCGAAATATGTTGTTGATGGCAGATTTACAACAGCAAAACACACTCGATAATGGGACTTCAAACTATCAGCAAGCATTTGCTCGTTTAGTGAGTGATGTGGGTACGCGTACTCAAGAATCTCAAATTAATCGTTCTGCAGCAGATAGCTTGGTTGCTCAAACACGAGAGCGACGTGAGTCAATCTCGGGGGTTAACTTAGATGAAGAGGCTGCAAAATTGATAAAGTTCGAACAAGCCTATCAGGCATCGGCGCAAATCATTCAAGTTGCACGAACGATTTTTCAGACCATTATTGATTCGACACGGTAG
- the flgL gene encoding flagellar hook-associated protein FlgL: MRISTNQLSMSGLREILNRQADLRDLQLRLATQKKFLTPADDPVAATSVLNLDTDIALTEQYNRNADLAQSSNELEESILSSVTTINFRIKELFVSLGDGAYQAEELNAIKLELQQRRDELVGLANSRNSSGEYLFSGFQTQTKPFTEDAAGNIIYNGDQGQRNLRVSSGLTVPISDSGFDVFINSFNGNGKIITGSNAANTGTGVIEPINTGNASIVDDFEIQFTSDTTYDIVNLTTATVIQSGTYTEGSRINFAGVAVEINGTPLNGDVFTVNPSQRQSIFDTLDNVINAIENYDSSEPGRAQFRNTMIAMDDSFENNMTMVDNIRSKIGTRLNSIDEERSTNQGLILTQKQTLSKLQDLDMVEAASELSRQTTVLEAAQSSFVRVQNLSIFRFL, from the coding sequence ATGCGAATTTCGACCAATCAGTTAAGTATGTCGGGCCTTAGAGAAATTTTAAACCGGCAAGCGGATCTACGTGACTTGCAACTACGTCTTGCCACGCAAAAAAAGTTTTTAACTCCAGCGGACGATCCTGTTGCCGCGACCAGTGTTTTGAACCTAGATACCGATATTGCGTTAACAGAGCAATATAATCGAAATGCTGATTTAGCTCAATCAAGTAATGAATTGGAAGAGTCAATTTTAAGCAGTGTGACTACGATCAATTTTAGAATTAAAGAGCTGTTTGTTAGCCTTGGTGATGGTGCTTACCAAGCAGAAGAGCTCAACGCGATAAAGTTAGAGCTGCAGCAGCGTCGAGATGAGTTAGTAGGGTTAGCAAACTCGAGGAATTCGTCTGGCGAATATTTATTCTCAGGATTTCAAACACAAACTAAACCATTTACTGAAGATGCCGCTGGCAACATTATCTATAATGGCGATCAAGGGCAAAGAAATTTACGTGTTAGCAGTGGCTTAACGGTACCAATCTCCGATTCTGGTTTTGATGTATTTATAAATAGCTTTAACGGTAATGGTAAGATTATAACTGGCTCAAACGCTGCGAATACGGGTACCGGCGTTATTGAACCCATCAATACCGGAAATGCTTCAATAGTCGATGATTTCGAAATTCAGTTCACATCGGATACAACATACGACATTGTGAATTTAACCACCGCGACGGTTATACAAAGTGGGACCTACACAGAAGGTTCTCGAATCAATTTCGCTGGCGTTGCGGTTGAGATCAATGGCACTCCGCTTAACGGTGATGTTTTTACCGTTAATCCTTCGCAACGTCAAAGTATTTTCGATACCCTCGACAATGTGATCAATGCAATTGAAAACTACGATAGTTCTGAACCAGGTCGCGCTCAGTTTCGTAACACAATGATTGCGATGGACGACTCGTTTGAAAACAATATGACAATGGTTGACAATATCCGTAGCAAGATAGGTACACGGCTCAACTCAATCGATGAAGAACGATCAACCAATCAAGGATTAATTCTGACTCAAAAGCAAACCTTGTCGAAACTACAAGATTTGGATATGGTCGAAGCTGCGAGTGAGTTGTCTCGACAAACAACGGTATTAGAGGCGGCGCAGTCGTCTTTTGTTCGGGTTCAAAACCTCAGTATTTTCCGCTTTCTTTAA
- a CDS encoding GNAT family N-acetyltransferase: MPITAKRSPQSSVTPSNIEQSSGESPFDVSIQLADQTHLPYLVNAILSLQRHESSEIDDLDPNIEKNLTTWVQQLLTNQNALTLVGVDHKQQPLGCLLGEIQLSGEGIVANPLIGKVMILWVEPEWRKHQLGKQLLSFFEQSCLDAGVKNIECQHTYDNALADGFWQAQGYQPISISRRKMLE; encoded by the coding sequence ATGCCGATAACCGCTAAACGCTCCCCACAAAGCTCTGTGACACCTTCGAACATTGAACAATCGAGTGGTGAATCTCCATTTGATGTATCCATACAGTTAGCCGATCAAACACACCTGCCCTACTTGGTTAACGCCATTCTATCTTTGCAACGGCACGAAAGTTCCGAGATAGATGATCTTGATCCCAATATCGAAAAAAATTTAACCACTTGGGTACAGCAGCTCTTAACCAATCAAAATGCATTGACGCTTGTCGGTGTTGATCACAAGCAACAACCCTTGGGCTGTTTACTGGGAGAAATTCAACTGAGTGGCGAAGGCATCGTCGCAAACCCACTCATTGGAAAAGTCATGATATTGTGGGTTGAGCCAGAATGGCGTAAACATCAACTCGGAAAACAGCTTTTGTCATTTTTTGAACAAAGTTGTTTAGACGCTGGCGTCAAGAATATAGAATGCCAGCATACCTATGACAACGCATTGGCCGATGGTTTTTGGCAGGCTCAAGGCTACCAACCTATCTCAATTTCTCGACGTAAAATGCTCGAATAA
- the fliS gene encoding flagellar export chaperone FliS: MGVTGALAYKKLGTATDVENASPHRLIQMLLEGAIEKVNRSKYFIKKSMVAEKGEHISWAISIIGGLQGSLDKEKGGEIANTLNELYDYCTAQLAIANIQNSTEELDKVLSVLSEIKEGWDGIKEQAEAQ, encoded by the coding sequence ATGGGCGTAACAGGTGCTTTAGCATATAAGAAACTCGGAACAGCGACTGACGTTGAAAATGCCAGTCCTCACCGCTTAATTCAAATGCTTCTTGAAGGTGCTATTGAAAAAGTCAATCGCAGTAAATACTTCATCAAGAAAAGTATGGTTGCTGAAAAAGGTGAACACATCAGTTGGGCCATTTCGATTATTGGTGGATTGCAAGGCAGTCTCGATAAAGAGAAAGGCGGTGAAATCGCCAACACTCTTAATGAGTTATATGACTATTGTACCGCTCAGCTAGCCATCGCAAATATACAGAACTCAACAGAAGAGCTCGATAAAGTGCTCAGTGTGCTTAGTGAAATAAAAGAAGGTTGGGATGGCATCAAAGAGCAAGCCGAAGCACAATGA
- the fliD gene encoding flagellar filament capping protein FliD — translation MGSISFGGIGSGIDVNSIIDAIVGAEATPKQAAFARRESDIQLTLSGLGNLRSALSEVRSNLFALTLPSAFNNKTASLSTQDFISVNGGTSAQPGKYDIEVESLAQGSELTSQIFTGGGSTTFAAGTLTFSANGKTFDVVVEATDTLEDIQAKINDDESNFGVTASVLNNVSDGVDTGSLLKLTSNETGTGNDLVVTNDNAALDALSTNLNLDEAASSASIKVDGYQSVGDSNEFKDIIEGVTITAGVVNDPGETTTLTIKQDTESVKSKVTALVAAFNNLISTIQGLSSTDENAPGPLVGDATVRSVESQLRNALTTPVSGVSSDFNSLTSLGITTARDGSLNFSTTRLDKAIDESYSSFEELFTADDGIANRLIDIVDSFAGTTGVIAQREESLNGQIDRINDEREQLALRIESLTIRLQKQFGAMDALVAQYNNTSSFLATQLANLPGFSSGKSSKDD, via the coding sequence ATGGGATCAATATCCTTTGGTGGCATAGGTTCTGGCATCGATGTCAACAGCATCATCGATGCGATCGTCGGAGCTGAAGCGACCCCAAAACAAGCTGCTTTTGCTCGGCGTGAATCCGATATTCAATTGACCTTGTCGGGCCTTGGAAACTTACGCTCTGCCTTATCAGAGGTGCGAAGCAATCTATTCGCATTAACCTTGCCAAGTGCCTTCAACAACAAAACGGCGAGCCTGTCGACACAAGACTTTATCAGTGTGAATGGTGGAACTTCAGCGCAACCTGGTAAGTACGATATTGAAGTAGAATCGCTTGCTCAAGGCAGCGAACTGACCTCGCAAATTTTTACTGGCGGAGGCTCAACCACATTTGCCGCAGGCACCCTGACCTTTTCAGCCAATGGCAAAACCTTTGATGTGGTTGTTGAAGCAACTGACACATTAGAAGACATTCAAGCTAAAATTAATGACGATGAATCCAATTTCGGCGTGACTGCGAGCGTTTTAAATAACGTGAGCGACGGTGTCGACACGGGTAGTTTGTTAAAACTGACCTCGAATGAAACAGGCACTGGCAATGACTTAGTTGTCACTAATGACAATGCAGCGCTCGACGCCCTCTCCACTAACTTAAATTTAGATGAAGCAGCTTCGAGTGCTTCGATCAAAGTCGATGGTTACCAATCAGTCGGGGACAGTAACGAATTTAAAGATATTATTGAAGGTGTCACCATCACTGCGGGTGTGGTGAATGACCCCGGTGAAACCACAACCTTAACAATCAAACAAGACACCGAGAGTGTCAAATCAAAAGTCACTGCGTTAGTTGCTGCATTTAACAACTTAATATCAACCATTCAAGGTCTAAGTTCGACTGATGAAAACGCACCAGGCCCACTGGTTGGCGATGCGACAGTCCGGTCCGTTGAATCACAGCTTCGAAATGCATTAACCACACCCGTCTCAGGTGTGAGTTCTGACTTTAATAGCTTAACCTCACTGGGTATTACTACTGCTCGCGACGGCTCATTAAATTTTTCAACAACTCGCTTAGATAAAGCCATCGACGAATCTTACTCATCCTTTGAAGAATTGTTCACCGCTGATGATGGGATTGCCAATCGACTCATTGATATCGTCGACTCTTTTGCCGGTACCACAGGAGTCATTGCACAACGAGAAGAGTCGCTTAATGGTCAAATCGATCGCATTAATGATGAGCGTGAACAACTAGCACTGCGTATTGAAAGTCTAACCATTCGCTTACAAAAACAGTTTGGCGCAATGGATGCTTTAGTCGCGCAATACAATAACACCAGCAGCTTTTTAGCAACACAACTCGCGAACTTACCTGGATTCTCATCCGGCAAAAGTTCGAAAGATGATTAA
- a CDS encoding flagellar protein FlaG has protein sequence MAINPLSGNFQSLDVASGQSLPPKTSTAADGLSKSDAVPAQPSNNVAKLKPSDETKAGAPESQRDTKETAAELQQKLDELTQSASNIQRSLRFQVDEFTGSTVIKVFDRKTDELIRQIPSEDMLTLSKRLKELNESESETSTGILIRQEV, from the coding sequence ATGGCTATTAATCCATTATCCGGAAACTTTCAGTCGCTTGATGTGGCGAGCGGTCAATCTTTGCCGCCTAAAACATCAACAGCAGCCGATGGCTTGAGTAAAAGTGACGCGGTTCCAGCCCAACCCAGTAACAACGTGGCTAAGCTGAAACCAAGTGACGAGACGAAAGCTGGTGCTCCAGAGAGCCAACGCGACACTAAGGAAACTGCTGCTGAACTGCAACAAAAATTAGACGAACTGACCCAGTCAGCGTCAAATATACAGCGCAGTTTACGCTTTCAAGTCGACGAATTTACAGGAAGCACAGTGATTAAAGTGTTTGATCGTAAAACCGACGAGTTGATAAGGCAGATTCCTTCAGAAGACATGTTGACACTTTCCAAGCGATTGAAAGAGCTGAACGAAAGTGAAAGCGAAACCAGCACTGGCATTTTAATACGCCAGGAAGTGTAA
- a CDS encoding flagellin, giving the protein MGSVIQTNVSSLNAQRSLYGTNSALQTSFQRLSTGLRINSAKDDAAGLQISNRLTSQIGGLNQAARNANDGISLAQTAEGALQESTNILQRIRDLAVQSANGTNSSSERAALQKEVSQLQSELQRIAETTAYGGQKLLNGSFGSRSLQVGSSANETISVSVGSAKASDIGLNALTLNGIATSNGTGSAGSAAQLGGYATFADAVTTGLDGSRYKRTQAQGLTAGITATGTAAFAITGGLGRAEITVTFSAASSDENFIDVELDAADVAAAINRKGGESGVTADARTIVKIGGEVAGGGTNNLLEEGTYSFRLYGANNIAVDVSAVVNDSYDLSGFADAINAKTGETGVIAVAEGASLTLINEEGKNIALGNIQFAGNATSVTSADFQVKVMNFYGTKTVALGGTVTAGTATGTGFITSGQIQLNGGAGGVSVANATLGGHYTANDGSSLDSAVSIDISSANGAQRAIDIVDGALANIDNTRAGLGAVQNRLSSTINNLQNISENASAARSRIRDTDYAQETAALAKSQVLQQAGLSILAQANASGQSVLSLLQ; this is encoded by the coding sequence ATGGGTAGTGTTATTCAGACGAACGTTTCGTCACTAAACGCACAGCGTAGCCTTTACGGCACCAACAGTGCACTGCAAACTTCTTTCCAGCGTTTATCGACTGGTTTACGAATCAACAGTGCAAAAGATGATGCAGCTGGGTTACAGATTTCTAATCGTTTAACGTCACAAATAGGAGGTCTTAACCAGGCCGCTCGTAATGCCAACGATGGTATTTCTTTGGCGCAAACAGCGGAAGGTGCATTACAAGAATCAACCAACATCTTACAACGTATTCGTGACCTGGCGGTTCAGTCAGCGAACGGTACCAACAGCTCTTCAGAGCGCGCAGCACTGCAAAAAGAAGTTAGTCAGTTGCAATCTGAATTACAACGTATCGCAGAAACAACCGCTTACGGTGGCCAAAAGCTATTGAACGGTTCTTTCGGTTCACGTTCGTTACAGGTTGGCTCAAGTGCTAACGAAACCATTTCAGTAAGCGTTGGGTCGGCTAAAGCTTCCGATATCGGTTTGAACGCCCTTACCTTAAACGGTATCGCAACGTCAAACGGTACTGGATCAGCAGGTTCAGCTGCACAGTTGGGTGGTTATGCAACCTTCGCTGATGCGGTAACAACCGGCCTTGACGGTTCACGTTACAAGCGTACCCAGGCGCAAGGTCTTACTGCGGGTATTACTGCAACCGGTACTGCTGCCTTCGCCATTACTGGTGGACTGGGCCGTGCCGAAATCACAGTAACCTTCTCTGCAGCTTCTAGTGATGAAAACTTCATTGACGTTGAGTTAGATGCCGCTGATGTTGCTGCTGCCATTAACCGTAAAGGTGGTGAAAGTGGTGTAACTGCTGATGCGCGAACTATCGTAAAAATCGGTGGTGAAGTTGCCGGTGGTGGTACTAACAATCTTCTTGAAGAAGGTACCTACTCGTTCCGTTTGTACGGTGCGAATAACATCGCTGTGGACGTTTCTGCGGTCGTTAATGATTCCTATGACTTATCGGGTTTTGCAGATGCAATCAATGCGAAAACCGGTGAAACTGGGGTCATTGCTGTCGCTGAAGGTGCTTCATTAACCTTAATCAACGAAGAAGGTAAAAACATCGCCTTGGGTAACATTCAGTTCGCTGGTAATGCCACCTCGGTTACCTCTGCTGACTTCCAAGTTAAAGTGATGAACTTCTACGGCACTAAAACCGTCGCCTTGGGTGGTACGGTAACTGCGGGTACTGCAACGGGTACTGGCTTTATCACCAGCGGTCAAATCCAGTTGAACGGCGGTGCAGGCGGTGTGTCTGTCGCTAACGCGACTCTGGGTGGTCACTACACAGCCAATGATGGTTCGAGTCTAGACAGTGCGGTATCTATCGATATCTCATCTGCCAACGGCGCACAACGTGCGATCGACATCGTTGATGGTGCCCTAGCCAATATCGACAACACGCGAGCTGGCTTAGGTGCGGTGCAGAATCGACTATCCTCTACGATCAACAACTTGCAGAACATTTCTGAGAACGCATCGGCTGCCCGATCACGAATCAGAGATACTGACTACGCTCAAGAGACAGCGGCTTTGGCTAAGTCTCAGGTGCTGCAGCAAGCGGGCTTGTCGATCTTGGCACAGGCTAACGCCTCAGGCCAGTCAGTCTTATCGCTTTTACAGTAG
- a CDS encoding flagellin: protein MGNVIATNIPSLNAQRNLFGTNSALQTSFQRLSSGFRINSAKDDAAGLQIANRLTSQIGGINAAVRNANDGISLSQTAEGALAEATTILQRIRDLAVQSANGSNGASERQALQQEVSQLQAELNRIADTTTFGGKKILDGTFGSQAFQVGSNANETVSVSIGSARGTELGLNKLTVQANSVTTGSAAAATAGLGAITVGGAFSTATTAGDGSQFKRTGGLGVTSAITATGTSAFAVNGGLGRAEITIAFTSSTADESLDVELSAKDIAAAINRKSSESGVSADARTVMQIGGADPAGGGEVLLARGTYSFRLFSANGIGVDVAATVNDPYDLSNLANSINQTTGETGVIAIADGPSLTIINENGDNIALGNVTFAGQTSGVTSAQFDVKLMNFNATRTIAQAASFTANGTPNTLQVSGQIQLNGGASGFAVSNADLAGHNTTNDASSLDSVVALSISTAGGAQSAIKVVDGAIIAIDSLRASLGSVQNRLESTISNLQNISENAAAARSRIKDTDYAQETANLAKNQVLQQAGLSILAQANSSSQAVLSLLQG, encoded by the coding sequence ATGGGTAATGTGATTGCCACTAATATTCCATCGTTAAATGCGCAGCGAAACCTGTTTGGAACGAACAGCGCATTACAAACGTCCTTTCAACGATTATCGTCAGGCTTTCGCATTAATTCGGCGAAAGACGATGCGGCAGGCTTGCAAATCGCTAATCGACTTACGTCGCAAATTGGTGGTATCAATGCAGCGGTGCGCAACGCTAACGACGGTATTTCTCTATCGCAAACGGCCGAAGGCGCACTAGCCGAAGCCACGACAATCTTACAACGTATTCGTGATCTAGCGGTGCAATCTGCCAATGGTTCGAATGGCGCGTCAGAACGACAAGCCTTGCAACAAGAAGTCAGTCAGCTGCAAGCCGAGCTAAACCGGATTGCTGATACAACGACTTTTGGCGGTAAAAAGATTCTCGACGGAACCTTTGGTAGCCAAGCCTTTCAAGTCGGCTCTAACGCCAATGAAACCGTGTCGGTCAGTATCGGTTCGGCTCGCGGCACTGAATTAGGCTTAAATAAACTAACGGTACAAGCCAATTCAGTCACCACAGGGTCTGCCGCAGCTGCAACTGCCGGTTTAGGTGCTATTACTGTCGGTGGCGCATTCTCAACTGCGACGACCGCCGGTGATGGTTCGCAATTCAAACGAACGGGCGGACTTGGTGTTACCAGCGCTATCACGGCTACCGGTACCAGCGCATTTGCGGTGAATGGAGGCTTAGGTCGTGCAGAAATTACTATCGCCTTTACCAGCAGTACGGCCGATGAGAGCTTAGATGTTGAACTTTCAGCGAAAGATATAGCCGCAGCGATTAATCGTAAGTCATCGGAAAGTGGCGTGTCTGCTGACGCTCGTACGGTTATGCAAATCGGCGGTGCCGATCCAGCCGGTGGTGGCGAAGTTTTACTGGCTCGAGGTACTTACTCTTTTAGACTGTTCAGCGCCAATGGAATTGGTGTCGATGTCGCAGCAACCGTGAACGACCCCTATGACTTGTCGAACTTGGCTAACTCGATTAACCAAACGACAGGGGAAACTGGCGTCATTGCAATAGCCGATGGTCCATCTCTTACTATCATCAATGAAAATGGCGATAACATTGCGTTGGGTAACGTCACCTTTGCCGGACAAACAAGCGGTGTTACCAGTGCTCAATTCGATGTGAAGTTAATGAACTTTAATGCCACTCGTACCATCGCTCAAGCAGCCTCTTTCACGGCCAATGGAACACCGAATACCTTACAGGTATCAGGACAGATCCAATTGAATGGTGGTGCCAGTGGTTTCGCGGTGTCTAACGCTGACCTAGCAGGCCATAATACGACTAACGATGCCTCTTCGTTAGACTCGGTCGTCGCTTTGAGTATCTCAACGGCCGGTGGCGCTCAGTCGGCCATTAAAGTCGTAGATGGGGCTATTATTGCCATCGATTCTTTACGAGCTAGCTTGGGTTCGGTGCAGAACCGACTCGAGTCGACCATCTCTAACTTACAAAACATATCAGAAAACGCAGCCGCCGCTCGCTCGCGCATCAAGGATACCGATTACGCGCAAGAAACGGCTAACCTAGCTAAAAACCAGGTGCTGCAACAAGCGGGATTATCCATCCTTGCGCAAGCCAACTCCTCCAGTCAGGCGGTGTTGAGCCTACTGCAAGGATAG